The sequence CATCTCGTTGGGCTCGACGCGGTACTGCCAGAGCGACTGGCCGTCTTCCTCGAACTGCTCAAGCAACTCGACCACGCTGGCGCGGAAACCCACCACCTCGCGCTTGACCAGCACATTGAGGCCGTCGCCGTTGGACAGCGGCTCGCGAGTCTGCACGGTCAGATCATGCTTGCCGACTTTCAGCACTTCGCCCACGGCCAGGCCGGTAAAGGTCGGCGAATCGAAGGCGCCGATGTCGATCTTGCGATCGGTGACGAAGTAGTCGGTGCTGCCGCGGTGGAAGGTCTTGTCCGGGTCCGGCACGAAGAAGTGATCGGTGCGGCCGCTGGAGGCGCGGGCCAGATCAGGGCGATCCAGAAGGATTTCATCCAAGCGCTGACGATAGTAAGCGGTGATGTTCTTCACGTAGCTCACATCCTTGTAGCGTCCCTCGATCTTGAACGAGCGCACCCCGGCATCGACCAGCGCGCGCAGGTTGGCGCTCTGGTTGTTGTCCTTCATCGACAGCAGGTGTTTTTCGAAGGCGACCACCTGGCCCTTGTCGTCCTTGAGCGTGTACGGCAGCCGGCAGGCTTGCGAGCAGTCGCCGCGGTTGGCACTGCGGCCGGTCTGCGCGTGGGAAATATTGCACTGCCCGGAAAACGCCACGCACAGCGCGCCGTGGATAAAGAACTCGATGGCAGCATCGGTCGCATCGCTGATCGCACGAATTTCCTGGAGGTTCAGCTCGCGCGCCAGCACCAGCTGCGAGAAGCCGGCCTGGTCGAGGAATTTCGCCCGCTCCAGCGTGCGGATGTCGGTCTGGGTGCTGGCGTGGATTTCGATTGGCGGAATGTCCATTTCCATTACGCCCATGTCCTGCACGATCAGCGCATCGACGCCGATTTCGTAGAGCTGCCAGATCAGTGCGCGTGCGGCTTCCAGCTCGTCGTCATGGAGGATGGTATTGATCGTGACGAACACCCGTGCATGGAACAGATGGGCGAATTTCACCAGCTCGCCAATGTCCGCCACGCTGTTCTCGGCGTTGTGCCGCGCGCCGAAACTCGGCCCGCCGATGTACACCGCATCGGCGCCATGCAGGATGGCCTCGCGAGCAATGGTGGTGTCCCGAGCAGGGGAGAGCAGTTCGAGATGGTGCTTGGGCAAGGACATGAGCGCGGACCGGGTGCAGATCGAAAGGCGCGCATTGTAAAGGCTTAAGGAGCTTTTGGGACTGGCCGCTGGGCGAGTAGGAATTGCTGAGGCGGTGTGTCGGATCAGACGTCCGATTCCTCGAGGGGTTTTCGGCGTGTAATATGCGGATATATAATGCGAACCATTATCATAATCGATAACATTGCACGGAAGACAGAAATGCCCACCGCCACGTTTACCCCGCTAAACCCCACCGCTGGACGTCCAGGCGTTGTCCTGAAGCCACTCACCCTGGCAGTGCACCTGCTCGCTGTTGGCACGGCCCTGCCAGGCATGTCCGCATACGCGCAGGAGACCGCTGCAACTGAAGCGAATGAGGCGACTACCCTCGAATCTGTCACCGTAACCGGTGAGGCGGTGCGAGACGTGACGGAAGGGACCGGTGCCTATACCACCGGCGCCGCGCGCACTTCCACACCGCTCAGCATGTCGCTTCGTGAAACGCCGCAGTCTGTCAGCGTGGTAACGCAGCAGCGGATGGAAGACCAGGGCATGCAGACCATTCTCGATGTGGTCAATAACACCACCGGGGTTTCGGTCAACCGATACGAAACTGATCGGGCGCAGTTCAATGCACGCGGGTTCGAGATCAATTCCCTGATGATCGATGGTGTGCCGACGATATGGGAGCAGCCATGGAGCTCGGGCGAGATGTTCAGCAGCCTGTCGATGTACGACCGCGTCGAAGTGGTGCGGGGTGCAAACGGTCTGATGGCGGGAGCCGGAGACCCGTCCGCTTCGCTCAACCTGGTCCGCAAACGTGCGAGCAGCCGCGAGCTGACCGGTTCGGTCGGAGTCAGCGCAGGAAGCTGGGATACGTACGGCACCGAGGGAGACTCGTCGTTCGCCCTCAACGAGGCCGGCACGGTGCGTGCGCGGTTGGTGGGCGAATTCAATGAAGGTGACAGCTGGATCGACTTGAAGTCCAAGCAGCGCGAAACCTTTTACGGCACCATGGACGTCGACCTCTCTCCAGACACCACCCTTTGGTTCGGTCTCAGCCGCCAGACAAACGACTCCGACTCGCCAATGTGGGGTGGCCTGCCGATCTGGTATGCAGATGGCAGCCGTACGAACTGGAGCCGCTCTAAGACGACCTCCGCCAAATGGAGCAAATGGGACAGCACCTACGACACCTACTTCGTCAATCTCGACCACCGTTTCGCCAACGATTGGGAGTTGAACCTGAGCTACAACCGCGGCGAACGAAGCTCCGACTCCTACCTTCTGTATCTTTCCGGTAGCCCTGGCCGCGACGGTAGCGCACCGATGTCGTCATTTCCTGGCTCCTACAAGACCGAGACCGTGCAGGACGACTACAGCATTCGCCTTGGCGGGCCTGTTATGTTGTTGGGGCGCGAACATGAAGTTGCTTTCGGCTACATCTATAGTCAGCAGGACTTCAATGCCGACTCGCGTGCCGCGCAGACTGGCTTCGGTGGCGTCGCCAATTTCGATGCCTATGACGGCGACTTCCCGGCGCCGGTCTGGGGAGGGTTGACGCCTTACAGCTACGGCGACCTGACCCAGAAAGGGCTATATGCCGTGACTCGACTGAGCGTGACGGACGACCTGAAGGTGATCCTTGGCGCGCGTGACAACCGCTACGAGAAGACCAGCGACGACACCCCGTTCACGTCACCCTCGCGCCTGGACGAACATGAACTGACGCCCTACGCCGGCATCGTTTACGACCTTACGGAGAACCTGTCGGCCTATGCCAGCTACACCGACATCTTTCAGCCGCAGGCGCGGCGGGATATCACCGGTCAGCAGCTGGACTCGGTTATCGGCGAAAGCTACGAGACCGGACTGAAGGGCGAATTCTTCGAAGGCCGGCTAAACGCGTCCGCGGCCATCTTCAAGATCAAGCAGGATGGTCTGGGCGAGAGCACGGGAGTGCCCGTTCCGGGCGGGATGGCCGGTGAGTTTGCGTACGAGCCTATCGACGTGACCAGCGAAGGCTTCGAGCTGGAGGTTTCTGGCGAGCTGGCTCCGGGCTGGAATCTCATGGCCGGCTATACCCAGTTCGAGGTAGAGGACCCGGACGGTAACGCCCG comes from Stutzerimonas stutzeri and encodes:
- a CDS encoding TonB-dependent siderophore receptor; amino-acid sequence: MPTATFTPLNPTAGRPGVVLKPLTLAVHLLAVGTALPGMSAYAQETAATEANEATTLESVTVTGEAVRDVTEGTGAYTTGAARTSTPLSMSLRETPQSVSVVTQQRMEDQGMQTILDVVNNTTGVSVNRYETDRAQFNARGFEINSLMIDGVPTIWEQPWSSGEMFSSLSMYDRVEVVRGANGLMAGAGDPSASLNLVRKRASSRELTGSVGVSAGSWDTYGTEGDSSFALNEAGTVRARLVGEFNEGDSWIDLKSKQRETFYGTMDVDLSPDTTLWFGLSRQTNDSDSPMWGGLPIWYADGSRTNWSRSKTTSAKWSKWDSTYDTYFVNLDHRFANDWELNLSYNRGERSSDSYLLYLSGSPGRDGSAPMSSFPGSYKTETVQDDYSIRLGGPVMLLGREHEVAFGYIYSQQDFNADSRAAQTGFGGVANFDAYDGDFPAPVWGGLTPYSYGDLTQKGLYAVTRLSVTDDLKVILGARDNRYEKTSDDTPFTSPSRLDEHELTPYAGIVYDLTENLSAYASYTDIFQPQARRDITGQQLDSVIGESYETGLKGEFFEGRLNASAAIFKIKQDGLGESTGVPVPGGMAGEFAYEPIDVTSEGFELEVSGELAPGWNLMAGYTQFEVEDPDGNARSTRFPTKLVRTFTTYRLPGAFNKLTVGGGVNWQDSIYTYATNPAGNREKIEQEAYALVNLMARYEVTDNLTAQLNVDNLTDEKYFDMFEAYGALTYGAPRSVTASAKYRF
- a CDS encoding peptidase U32 family protein, with the translated sequence MSLPKHHLELLSPARDTTIAREAILHGADAVYIGGPSFGARHNAENSVADIGELVKFAHLFHARVFVTINTILHDDELEAARALIWQLYEIGVDALIVQDMGVMEMDIPPIEIHASTQTDIRTLERAKFLDQAGFSQLVLARELNLQEIRAISDATDAAIEFFIHGALCVAFSGQCNISHAQTGRSANRGDCSQACRLPYTLKDDKGQVVAFEKHLLSMKDNNQSANLRALVDAGVRSFKIEGRYKDVSYVKNITAYYRQRLDEILLDRPDLARASSGRTDHFFVPDPDKTFHRGSTDYFVTDRKIDIGAFDSPTFTGLAVGEVLKVGKHDLTVQTREPLSNGDGLNVLVKREVVGFRASVVELLEQFEEDGQSLWQYRVEPNEMPGAIRQLRPNHPLNRNLDHNWQQALLKTSAERRIGVRWLARLRADALELHVTSEEGAYATVSLPGPFGDAKKPEQVPGQIAELLSQLGTTIYHAEEVDVDAPQAFFIPNSQLKALRREAVEALTEAREAMRPLGSRKPVSVPPPVYPEAHLSFLYNVYNEKARAFYHRYGVQLIDAAYEAHEETGEVPVMITKHCLRFSFNLCPKQAKGVTGVRTKVAPMQLVHGDEVLTLKFDCKPCEMHVIGKIKGNILNLPQPGSASSVVGQITPADLMKTIRRSPQG